The following is a genomic window from Elusimicrobiota bacterium.
TATGATGTTAACGGTACGGTGGTATGCAGCCATTACGAAGAGTTTAAACAATACTTCCCGCAGCCTGGCTGGGTGGAACATAACCCGCGAGAAATCTGGGATAGTGTTAATAACGCAATCCAGCGCGTGCTTACAAAAGTGCCGCCTGGTAGTATCGCGGGGATTGGGATCACGAACCAGCGGGAAACTACTATCCTGTGGGACCGCAGGACTGGGAAACCGTTGTATAACGCAATTGTCTGGCAATGCCGCCGTACGGGTGAACGTTGCGTAAACCTTAAATCCCGAGGGTTTACCGGGATGATCCGCAAAAAAACCGGGCTTGAGGTTGACGCATATTTCTCAGCAACAAAGATTGAGTGGATCCTTAACCATTTAAAGAAACAAGGGAAGAATGTGGACTACACAAACCTTTGTTTTGGCACACCGGATACCTGGGTGTTGTACAACCTAACCGGTGGGAAGTGTCACAAAACTGATTATACAAACGCATCACGTACAATGCTTTATAACATCGATAAACTTCAATGGGATAATGAATTACTAAAACTTTTTGGTGTACCAAAAAATATTTTACCGGAAGTACAACCTTCCTCGTCAATGTTTGGAGTGACCTCCAAAAACGGGCGTCTACCTGCGGGGATACCTATCTGCGGAATAGCGGGTGACCAGCAGGCAGCGTTATACGGGCAAACATGTTTTTCCCCGGGGACGGTTAAGAATACATACGGTACCGGCTGTTTTGCGTTGATGAATACCGGCGCTAAACGTGTAATCTCAAAAAAAGGGTTGGTTACCACACTGGGATGTACTTCCGAACAAAAAGCTGTGTATGTACTTGAAGGATCGGTGTTTATCTCCGGTGCGGCAATCCAGTGGTTGCGTGATGGGTTAAAAATATTGGAGAAAGCACAGGATGCGCCAAAGATGGCATTAACCTTAAAAAGTAATGACGGTGTATACTTTGTCCCTGCGTTTGTCGGGTTAGGGACGCCGTACTGGAATTCAGAAGCACGCGGGATTATCAGCGGCCTTACCCGCGGGACTACACGTGAACATATTGTCCGTGCAGCTATTGAAGCGTCGTGTTACTCCACAAGAGATGTCATCTCTACAATGGAACACGAGTCAGGGATTAAGATAAAGAAGTTGAATATTGATGGCGGTGCTGTGGGTGACCCGTTCCTCTGCCAGTTCCAGGCGGATATCCTGGGGATTAAGGTCGTACGCCCGAAAAACCGTGAACTCACATCACTGGGCACTGCGTTTCTTGCGGGGTTATACCTTAAGTACTGGAAAAACGAGGCTGTGCTGTCAAGGTTGTGGAAGAAAGACAAAAGTTTTTGTCCTAAGATGAACCGCAAGACTGCGGAGACGTATTATCACGGGTGGAAACACGCAATCGCGCAGGCAGTGGTTTAGTAAGTTGTTAATGAAATATAATAGTCATTGACATTCCAAAATAATGTGCTATTAATATAGTACACACAAAAACAATGTTTTGTGTTTGTTCTTTGGGGGTGTTCTGGATTCGACAGGGATGTTGAAAGTTGGTACGGCACGCCGTGGTTGGTCGAACGGCCACGTTAATCAATCGACCATATTATTTAATTGCTGATTATTCTACAGCAAACTACGCGGTCTGTTAAGACTGCGCGTCTTCCGATACGTACCTGACGTAGCGGGTGAGGCGTAAAAATTCGGGTGTAGTGCGGCGCTGAGAGGAGCATAAGCGCTGTGTGAATTAACTTGATCCTGGTCCTTACATGATTATGCCTGTATAAGCGGGTAAGGACGAGAACAATGTACAGGATACGCGTTGTAGATGTCTAACTGGACCGTTTCTGGACAGGGGTTCGATTCCCCTCACCTCCACTTTATTAATTCTGTAAAAAACATAATTTCTATTAAACTTCATAGCTATTTCACTTGAAAAACATGTATATTTTTCCTATAATATAATTAACGAAAAAACAGTATTTTCGTAGGAGCATACAATGATAATCAAAACAGCCATAAAAAACGGGAAAAAGATAATCTACGGTAAGGGTACACCTGCTGAAATTGAAACGTTGAACATAGAAAACGATTTTGATAGTGTACTGGACTGTTTGAATCAAATCAGAAAAACTGCTAATAAACTATTCGGCAATCGCAATGTTATCAAACTTAACAAGAGGATATATGGCAAACGACAAGCAGTTTGAAAACGACTATATTGATTTTATAAAGCTGCTTAATAAATACGACGTCAAATACTTGGTTATTGGCGCATATGCTGTAATGTATCACACAAAAATTGCCCGGGAAACAAAAGAAATCGATTTTTGGATCGAAAAAAGCAGCAAGAACGCTGAACGTTGTGCCAAAGCTATAAAAGAGTTTGCCGGCGGGATAAGAATTAACCCCGAAGACCTACTTGGACAGAAAGAGATATTCTTTATAGGCGTCGAACCTCACCGGATTGATATTTTTAACAACCAGGGGAAAATGGCTTTTAATGAAGCGTATAAAAACAAAGTTGATGCCATGTTCAGGGATGTCAAAACGTACTTTGTTGCAAAAACTGACTTACTTGCGTTGAAACGGTATTTTTATCGAAAAGCAGATGTCAAGGATTTGAAAAGGTTGAGCAAATAGTATCCTGTTCCCTAAACCAGGTTCTGATGGAATCTAGTCCCTTCCATTTTTTACTCCGTCGTGAACAATTCCTGGTTTTGACGTACCATAAAGATTTTGTAGAATATCCTTGTCCGGTCGTATTGTTCTATGTTTTAATTTATAATAACTAGGAGTATTTGCGTGAATAGAAAAAGCTCAGCAATAATCATAAGCATAACTTTAATAATATTTTCAATAACTGCCACAGCACCAACCTCCGAATACTATGACAAATGTGAAGAATATTCCAACAAGCTTATGCAATTAGATACGCAGGATGTAAACTCCGTTAATCGTTCTTTAACAATATTTAAGCATATATTTAGAGACAAGAGTAATTTTGAAATGCAATC
Proteins encoded in this region:
- the glpK gene encoding glycerol kinase GlpK, translating into MKYIMAVDQGTTGSRAVVYDVNGTVVCSHYEEFKQYFPQPGWVEHNPREIWDSVNNAIQRVLTKVPPGSIAGIGITNQRETTILWDRRTGKPLYNAIVWQCRRTGERCVNLKSRGFTGMIRKKTGLEVDAYFSATKIEWILNHLKKQGKNVDYTNLCFGTPDTWVLYNLTGGKCHKTDYTNASRTMLYNIDKLQWDNELLKLFGVPKNILPEVQPSSSMFGVTSKNGRLPAGIPICGIAGDQQAALYGQTCFSPGTVKNTYGTGCFALMNTGAKRVISKKGLVTTLGCTSEQKAVYVLEGSVFISGAAIQWLRDGLKILEKAQDAPKMALTLKSNDGVYFVPAFVGLGTPYWNSEARGIISGLTRGTTREHIVRAAIEASCYSTRDVISTMEHESGIKIKKLNIDGGAVGDPFLCQFQADILGIKVVRPKNRELTSLGTAFLAGLYLKYWKNEAVLSRLWKKDKSFCPKMNRKTAETYYHGWKHAIAQAVV
- a CDS encoding DUF6036 family nucleotidyltransferase; protein product: MANDKQFENDYIDFIKLLNKYDVKYLVIGAYAVMYHTKIARETKEIDFWIEKSSKNAERCAKAIKEFAGGIRINPEDLLGQKEIFFIGVEPHRIDIFNNQGKMAFNEAYKNKVDAMFRDVKTYFVAKTDLLALKRYFYRKADVKDLKRLSK